The Geotrypetes seraphini chromosome 2, aGeoSer1.1, whole genome shotgun sequence genome contains the following window.
CTAAGGGTTTGAGtatttttctttgattaattTGGTGAAATTCTTTACGCTGAAAAATTGTGTTAAATCTTGAATTTGAAGGAATCTAACAATAAATACTTGTGGGAGACCTAATCCAAAATTTTCTTTCTCCAGAAACAAGCTCTCCTACCTTCATTCCTGACATTATATCCTACATGGCACAAAGGGAAGAGCCGTACATCAGGAATGAGCCGGGATCAGAGGAGAGAGAAACTGGGACAAGCAGCTGCTCAAGTAAGTGTTGTAataagtagtgctgcccgattcaccgaggATTTTTTATTAGCAGACATGTTTTTGCCTGATGAGGACTTGGACCCTTTGGTGGATCTTGACAAGTCCAAAACTTCACCAGATGTTTGTCTTACCCCTAAAAACACTGGAAGAGGactgtttattttaaatgttgagTGTACAATATATTGGAGGTGGCTGTTCCTAATTGTGAGATTCAGCCATATATCTCCTTCTCTAAGGAAGTGAGGTGAAGTTTTGGACTTGTCAAGATTTGATTTTCCTCACTTGCATCTTCTTATACCTTTTGAGCGATCAATACCCTTTGGTGGATCCCCAAGATCCTCTCAGGAGGGTGGATGAAGCAGGCGTTTGTTTTTCTGAGAAGCCGGTAATCTACTGGTGTTATCAGGACAGGAGCAGGAGTGAACCCCAGTCATTCTGCCTATGTCAGCTCAACTTTCAAAATAGCTGTCATGACCTCTTATGGCAATCTCATGAGATGGCAGTCAAGGCCAGCATGCGAAAGATCAACTGGGGATCACTCATGCCTTGATTACATCCCTAGACCAGCAGGTATTGTAACATAGGTCCAAAGGTATGgcatggatggggggggggcagcaactCCTGttcagaggggaaggggagggatggAGCAGGACAATGCACAAACTTTGGCATGGCCAGTTTCAGCCAAAACAGAAACCTTGGCCATAGCCTTTTGGCTAAAAAGGATTTGGGACCATTTTCGGCTCCATCACCAAAATCAAAATTTTGtcagcctctacttctgccattTCCAAGGAACATCTTGTCATTTCACAAACTTGCAGTATGTGTAGAAAACTACTTCAACAAATGGTTTCCAAATAAGAAACCAATCAATTCTTAAGCCACACTTAGAAAATCCCAGTGTAAGATAACCAATCCTCCTTCTTATACACCAGTAATATCTTAGAACCCACCACTGTCTTCTAGCATATGCTTTATACTTTCTGGTTATATCCAACAGATCCTCAGATCAcacaagaaaggaagagagaaggagaagatcctatagaaacagaagaaatccAAAGACAATCAGAAAATGTCTGTGAAAATATTTCCCAGGGAACTGAGAGGATTAAAACAAAGAAATGTAAGCAGAAATCAAAGGAACAGAGAGACCCTGCAGGAGACTCAAAGGATGGAATTACTGAGATAAATGACAGGGAGCTCAGTAACATCCCAGAGGGCCAAAGACACCTACGAGAGAGACCAATCCGAATTAACAGTAGTGATAAAGTGGCTTCTGAATTCCACTATGGcaagaagaaggagaaaaaacaccaaaaagaattTGCATCTACGAGGAGCATCAATTTTATTAGTCCTAAAGGTAATAAGAGCTTCCCCTTGTTTTCAGAACTTCGAATGCACAGAAGGAATCATAAAAATGAAAACCCAATTACATCTACTGTACATAATAAAAGATTCACTcatctttcaaatctaaaaagacacaaaattatTCATACTGGATACAAACCGCACACgtgtagtgagtgtaataaaagcttcattcggctttcacatctaaaaattcaccagagaatccacacaggagaaaaaccatttgcttgttctgagtgtaataaaagcttcattcgGCTTTCACATTTAAAAATTCACCAGATGACCCACACAGGATACAAACCACATACTTGttccgagtgtaataaaagcttcactcaggtttcaaatctaaaaagacaccaaatgattCACACTGGGTACAAATCATTTACATGTATTGAGTGTAATAAAACCTTCACTCGATTTTCAagtctaaaaagacacaaaatgattcATACCGGGTACAAACCTTATACATGTagtgaatgtaataaaagcttcattcggctttcacatctaaaaattcaccagagtaTCCACACAGGGGAGAAACCATTTatatgtactgaatgtaataaaagcttcagtcAACCTTCAACTCTAAAAATTCACCAAAAGACCCACACAGCAGTCAAACCATtttcatgtactgagtgtaataaaagcttcattcggctttcacatctaaaactTCACCAGAGAaaccacacaggagacaaaccatttatatgtgctgagtgtaataaaagcttcactcacctttcacatctaaaaattcaccagcgCTTCCACACAGGAAATAAACCGTATACATGTAGCGAGTATTATAAAAACTTCACTcatatttcaaatctaaaaaggcACCAAATGATCCACACGGGAAGCAAACCGtttacatgtactgaatgtaataaaaactGCACTTGGCTTTCAGAGCTAAAAATTCACCAGTTGATCCACACGGGAAGCAAACCATTTCCATGTAcggagtgtaataaaagcttcactcggc
Protein-coding sequences here:
- the LOC117354647 gene encoding oocyte zinc finger protein XlCOF6-like — encoded protein: MPAGVSGQMRVTLKDIFISFSQEEWEYLNEEQKELYWEVMAENYETLISLETSSPTFIPDIISYMAQREEPYIRNEPGSEERETGTSSCSNPQITQERKREGEDPIETEEIQRQSENVCENISQGTERIKTKKCKQKSKEQRDPAGDSKDGITEINDRELSNIPEGQRHLRERPIRINSSDKVASEFHYGKKKEKKHQKEFASTRSINFISPKGNKSFPLFSELRMHRRNHKNENPITSTVHNKRFTHLSNLKRHKIIHTGYKPHTCSECNKSFIRLSHLKIHQRIHTGEKPFACSECNKSFIRLSHLKIHQMTHTGYKPHTCSECNKSFTQVSNLKRHQMIHTGYKSFTCIECNKTFTRFSSLKRHKMIHTGYKPYTCSECNKSFIRLSHLKIHQSIHTGEKPFICTECNKSFSQPSTLKIHQKTHTAVKPFSCTECNKSFIRLSHLKLHQRNHTGDKPFICAECNKSFTHLSHLKIHQRFHTGNKPYTCSEYYKNFTHISNLKRHQMIHTGSKPFTCTECNKNCTWLSELKIHQLIHTGSKPFPCTECNKSFTRLTELKIHHRIHTGEKPFTCIECNKSFTHVSNLKRHQMIHKGSKSFTCSECNKSFTRLSELKMHQRIHTGSKTFTCSECNKSFSRLSELKIHQRIHKGGKPFTCTDCNKSFIWLSELKIHQRIHTGYKPFTCAECNKSFTYVSNLKRHQMIHKGYKPYTCTECSKSFIRLSHLKIHLRIHTGDKPFTCTECNKSFTRLSHLKRHRMIHSGYKPFICTECNKRFTELSELKIHQRIHTGDKPFICIECNKSFAHISNLKRHQMIHKGSKPFTCTECNKSFIRLSHLKRHQRIHVGDKSFKVTES